A portion of the Psilocybe cubensis strain MGC-MH-2018 chromosome 10, whole genome shotgun sequence genome contains these proteins:
- a CDS encoding Lytic chitin monooxygenase: protein MRTTGTIKSVFERRLDRLSYEGYLKHAHSMINFMTLALLALAILYSVAPAVGNGFVNFPPSRQARCLYGQVPDCGDVQYEPQSVEGLAGSFSCNGDGERFHELNDNSLFENLHFSVPEDIEKLSFTWVITAPHRTIVWEYFVITQDNTLLYSDQAFNQTPPATLTHMVPLNGIKGAQTVLARWTIGDTENAFYSCVDLLIVNAATATATPGAVATPAPVSMPSGFHDSARHENSVNRSAYSSAESSHTGAQKAIQKKFYIQGPHS from the exons ATGAGGACAACCGGTACCATTAAGTCTGTCTTTGAAAGGAGGTTAGACAGGCTAAGCTATGAAGGATATCTTAAG CACGCGCATTCCATGATTAACTTTATGACCCTTGCGTTGCTTGCCTTGGCAATACTTTACTCCGTCGCCCCAGCTGTAGGAAACGGCTTTGTGAATTTTCCGCCCAGTCGTCAAGCACGTTGCCTCTATGGTCAAGTACCTGACTGCGGTGACGTCCAGTACGAGCCACAGAGCGTCGAAGGTTTGGCAGGGTCCTTCAGCTGTaatggagatggagaacgATTTCACGAACTTAATGATAATTCCTTGTTCGAGAACCTCCACTTCTCCGTCCCAGAAGACATTGAGAAACTTTCCTTCACTTGGGTGATTACTGCGCCGCACAGGACCATAGTTTGGGAGTACTTTGTAATCACTCAGGACAACACCTTGCTATATTCAGATCAAGCATTCAACCAAACCCCTCCGGCAACCCTCACCCATATGGTACCGCTGAATGGGATCAAAGGGGCACAGACAGTCCTTGCACGATGGACAATTGGCGATACTGAGAACGCTTTCTATTCCTGTGTCGATCTACTGATTGTAAAtgctgccactgccactgccactcCTGGAGCAGTCGCCACACCAGCGCCTGTTTCAATGCCCTCCGGCTTCCATGATTCGGCCAGACACGAGAATTCAGTCAACCGATCGGCCTATTCCAGTGCTGAATCGAGTCACACCGGTGCACAGAAAGCTatccaaaaaaaattttACATCCAGGGTCCACATTCCTGA
- a CDS encoding hypothetical protein (Uncharacterized protein YML020W) — MTVQALRAFERAHGVQFAEVVQVPLEGEGVVERRVERLYKSLTENEAHMSAVRNADVVFVVAHSQGSVVAAHLVDRLFADGVLVSGVHASGHGHGEEEQGDGVVHSALGVVDPGASAIGVPPPPRKGRTAQRVCLLAMCGIHLGPLRYLSSSTLVGPYLQYFESMAARELFEFQELTMMMNCDEYIEHGECGVEGTKVVYIASLNDQVVPIYSGLFTAANHPLILRALYIDGDAYHSSDFLCALLILLLRIRNAGLPDSGLLAHLSEATAGSLSGIGHSTAYEEEACYRLAVDYLFLADDGRSVQEVLTRASSPSDPEHDPDLPPYTYTHPPLTVDPFNAAQEQNDYEIPWALRDVIADERIAWLFREEFERLKRAFGEWAPRTGVLREVKRKLQPITRLGSGSGGVGVGVGGGVGMGRGGGSKL; from the exons ATGACAGTACAAGCTCTGCGCGCGTTCGAGCGCGCGCATGGAGTGCAGTTTGCTGAGGTTGTGCAGGTGCCGCTTGAAGGTGAGGGGGTTGTTGAGAGGCGGGTTGAGCg GTTGTATAAATCTCTCACGGAGAACGAGGCACACATGTCCGCTGTGCGAAATGCGGATGTGGTGTTTGTGGTCGCGCATTCGCAGGGGAGCGTGGTTGCTGCGCATTTGGTCGATCGGTTGTTTGCGGATGGGGTTTTGGTTTCTGGGGTCCATGCGAGtggacatgggcatggaGAGGAAGAGCAAGGAGATGGAGTGGTGCACAGCGCGTTGGGCGTTGTAGACCCCGGTGCATCTGCTATTGGTGTTCCACCCCCGCCACGTAAAGGAAGAACAGCACAGCGTGTATGTCTTCTTGCGATGTGTGGGATTCATCTAGGCCCGTTGAGGTACTTGAGCTCGAGCACGCTCGTGGGACCGTATTTGCAGTATTTTGAGTCGATGGCTGCTAGAGAGCTGTTTGAGTTCCAG GagctgacgatgatgatgaattgTGATGAATACATAGAACACGGAGAGTGCGGTGTCGAAGGC ACGAAAGTGGTGTATATCGCGTCGTTGAACGATCAAGTTGTGCCGATTTATTCGGGGTTGTTTACTGCTGCGAACCATCCGCTTATTTTGCGTGCGTTGTATATCGATGGGGATGCGTATCA cTCATCAGACTTCCTCTGCGCactcctcatcctcctcctacGCATCCGCAACGCGGGATTACCGGACTCGGGCCTGCTCGCGCACCTCTCGGAGGCGACGGCGGGGAGTCTGAGCGGGATCGGACATTCGACGGCGTATGAGGAGGAAGCTTGTTATCGGCTCGCGGTCGATTACCTCTTTTTGGCTGATGACGGGCGGAGCGTGCAGGAGGTTTTGACGCGCGCTTCCTCTCCCTCTGACCCCGAACACGACCCCGATTTACCGCCCTACACATACACCCACCCACCATTAACAGTCGACCCGTTCAACGCCGCGCAAGAGCAGAACGACTACGAGATCCCGTGGGCGCTGCGGGATGTGATTGCGGACGAGCGCATCGCGTGGTTGTTTAGAGAGGAGTTTGAGAGGCTTAAGAGGGCGTTTGGGGAGTGGGCGCCGAGGACGGGCGTGTTGAGGGAGGTGAAGAGGAAGTTGCAGCCTATTACGAGGTtggggagtgggagtggtggTGTAGGGGTTggtgtgggtggtggggTGGGGATGGGCAGGGGAGGCGGGAGTAAGCTTTGA